A segment of the Filifactor alocis ATCC 35896 genome:
TTGCACTATTGCAAAAATAACTTTTTCGTATATAATACACAATTGAAAAGACGATAAAAAGCATTTTTTATATGTAATAATAATTCAAGAATCATTACGATTATAATAGAGAAAGGGATTTTATATGGCAAAAAATCTGGTAATTGTAGAATCTCCTGCAAAAGCAAAAACAATTGAAAAATTTTTAGGAAAGAAAAATTATACAGTAAAAGCCTCTGTCGGACATATCCGTGATTTGCCAAAAAGCAAGCTTGGTGTTGATGTGGAACAAAACTTCGAACCACAATATATTACAATTCGAGGAAAAGGCGATATTGTCAAGGATTTGAAAAAAGAAGCAAAAAAAGCTGATTTTGTCTATCTAGCAACTGACCAGGATCGTGAAGGAGAGGCAATTTCATGGCACTTAGCATACTTGCTGGATTTAGATATTAATGATAATAATCGTATTACCTTTAATGAAATCACAAAAGATGCCATCAAAAAAGCAATCAAATCGCCACGAAAAATAGATTTGGACTTGGTAGATGCACAACAAGCACGTCGTATCATTGACAGATTAGTGGGATACAAAATAAGTCCTATTCTTTGGATAAAAGTTAGAAAAGGGCTAAGTGCGGGTAGAGTACAAAGTGTAAGTACAAGATTGATTGTAGAAAGAGAAGAAGAAATTCGTGCCTTTACTCCTGAAGAATACTGGACAATCGATGCCACTGTAACGGGAGAAGATAAAAGGAAAGCAGTATTCAAACTAACTGAAAAAAACAATAAGAAAATTGAGCTGCATTCAGAAGAAGAAACAAAGTTAGTATTAAAAGATTTGCACAAAAAAGATATGCTGATTGATAAGATTGATTCCAAGGAAAAAAAACGTTCCGCTCCTAAACCATTTACAACCAGTTTGTTGCAACAAGAAGCAGGAAATAAAATTTCTTTCAGTAGTAAACGAACTATGAGTGCGGCACAACAATTATATGAAGGTGTAACTGTTAAAGGAGAAGGAACTGTCGGATTAATCACCTATATCCGTACTGACTCTCAGCGTATTTCAGAAGAAGCGCTAGCCTCTTCAAAAAAATACATTGAGGAAACTTTCGGAAAAAATTACTACCAAAAATATAGTTCTCCAAAGAAAAAAAATTCTTCTATCCAAGATGCCCATGAATGTATTCGACCTACTTCTATTTATCGAACCCCGGAATCCGTCAAAGATTCTCTTACAACAGATCAATATAAATTGTACAAACTTATTTGGGAAAGGTTTGTTGCAGCTTCTATGAGTTCAGCAATCTTTCACACTGACACCGTCTTAGGCTCTATTGATGATTATCAATTCAAGGTTTCCGGAAGCACATTAGTATTTGATGGATTTTTAAAGGTATATTCTTACTCCAAGGCAGA
Coding sequences within it:
- the topA gene encoding type I DNA topoisomerase — translated: MAKNLVIVESPAKAKTIEKFLGKKNYTVKASVGHIRDLPKSKLGVDVEQNFEPQYITIRGKGDIVKDLKKEAKKADFVYLATDQDREGEAISWHLAYLLDLDINDNNRITFNEITKDAIKKAIKSPRKIDLDLVDAQQARRIIDRLVGYKISPILWIKVRKGLSAGRVQSVSTRLIVEREEEIRAFTPEEYWTIDATVTGEDKRKAVFKLTEKNNKKIELHSEEETKLVLKDLHKKDMLIDKIDSKEKKRSAPKPFTTSLLQQEAGNKISFSSKRTMSAAQQLYEGVTVKGEGTVGLITYIRTDSQRISEEALASSKKYIEETFGKNYYQKYSSPKKKNSSIQDAHECIRPTSIYRTPESVKDSLTTDQYKLYKLIWERFVAASMSSAIFHTDTVLGSIDDYQFKVSGSTLVFDGFLKVYSYSKAEEQEIPNFVEKQYYKVNKLTDKQHFTQPPARYTEATLIKTLEELGIGRPSTYSPTISTILQREYVKKEKNFLIPTELGEIVTSIMKENFKNIVDVDFTADMEKQLDSVEEGTLPWKSVVEKIYTPLIEDVTVAEENLEKVLLQEKTDEKCPVCNEEMVVKYGRFGKFLACKNYPECTGTKPYLEKIGMPCPDCEDGEVIIRRSKKGRIFYGCSNFPNCSFVSWNRPTGKKCPECQENLVEKVTKKGTQIVCSSKTCSYKEEVKQ